Proteins encoded by one window of Bacteroidota bacterium:
- a CDS encoding T9SS type A sorting domain-containing protein yields MNKILLLFCSFVVFSHTAFAQITFPETFITDRIGRSINETIYALEVTAAMDAVVNATGANQTWDFNGAVATDSFSVTATYVALPADLPGSDNPAFENANIAITGEDEGVETALYYQLENGNYWHLGSTSLVDTDGDGIAEEVTGVYSPPSLDIVFPGAFENTWMDSTSVMIAGVPFATDIETSVSVVDGWGTLITPDGNSVQALRVREEFRTYDPVTMQLTEMYVDIDIVSLDGYSVGLLLDASGAIEEVDYFVDMEVQSTPIESFGQDLPESFTLSQNYPNPFNPSTRISYDLQTSSDVNLSVYSIEGKLVATLVSGTQPAGSYEVAFDASGLASGLYLYRLETSHFTQTRMMSLIK; encoded by the coding sequence ATGAATAAAATACTGCTACTGTTCTGTTCGTTTGTTGTGTTTTCTCATACAGCGTTTGCACAAATCACATTCCCTGAAACGTTCATAACCGACCGTATCGGCCGGAGCATCAACGAAACCATTTATGCGCTTGAAGTAACCGCGGCGATGGATGCTGTTGTTAATGCAACGGGGGCCAACCAGACCTGGGACTTCAATGGCGCCGTTGCCACTGACTCTTTCTCCGTGACGGCAACTTACGTTGCTTTACCCGCCGACCTCCCCGGCAGCGACAACCCTGCATTTGAAAATGCCAACATCGCCATAACAGGGGAAGACGAAGGGGTAGAAACTGCGTTATACTACCAGCTCGAAAATGGAAATTATTGGCACCTGGGTTCTACATCACTGGTTGACACCGACGGCGATGGCATTGCTGAAGAGGTGACCGGCGTTTACAGTCCCCCATCGTTGGACATCGTATTTCCCGGTGCATTTGAAAATACATGGATGGATTCGACCTCAGTCATGATTGCAGGCGTTCCTTTTGCCACAGATATCGAGACCTCCGTTTCAGTTGTAGACGGGTGGGGTACGCTGATAACACCAGACGGGAATTCTGTACAGGCGCTACGGGTTCGCGAAGAGTTTCGGACCTATGATCCGGTTACCATGCAGCTCACAGAAATGTACGTCGACATCGACATCGTTTCATTGGATGGATATTCCGTTGGCCTGCTGCTCGATGCAAGCGGTGCTATCGAAGAAGTTGACTATTTTGTAGACATGGAGGTCCAATCTACACCGATTGAGTCTTTCGGACAGGATCTTCCTGAATCATTTACACTTTCGCAAAATTACCCAAACCCGTTTAACCCATCCACGCGAATATCGTATGACCTACAGACAAGTTCTGATGTGAACTTGAGTGTGTATTCAATTGAAGGTAAGCTGGTAGCTACGCTTGTAAGCGGCACGCAGCCGGCCGGCTCATATGAGGTGGCGTTCGATGCGTCAGGTTTGGCGAGTGGACTGTATCTCTATCGCCTTGAAACCAGCCACTTTACACAAACACGCATGATGAGCTTGATCAAGTAG
- a CDS encoding ABC transporter permease, protein MNQFDIDAAVTTWRRFLSTEIAISDEDAEELEGHLRDHFDDLIAQGLTPRRAFDHAVRKLGSYALIKQDYKDVYWKKARAEGRIFKALRANLAMLKNYFRVSVRYIKRHPGYTGINVTGLALGLAGCLLISMYVWHELSFDRFHDQADNIYRVVQQTDSGSSAKTGGGHAALVNQNVPGTEATVRLAPWKRNITVTNQITSEQAVYAEQDFLYADPSFFDVFSFQLISGDPASVLSEPGTVVVTEDIARKYFGDASPLGQVILMYDGYSEIKQLPLIVTGVVANPPAQSHIPLSVIASTATLEQQYGPLNNLNWPGLYTYVLLPGIQDIQEAAHKATTALAGRLESDEIQLGFQPLTEVYLHPQDRGEPGVGGSITLVYGLSGMALIVLLLAYSNFTNLALARATTRIKELGVHRAIGASRLQLAAQFLADAFLLTSIAVVIALGFVWAGKSILVPFASDALFDYWGTGTLWLFVAIILLTSLLAGAYPAILAARQRPAETLRGLAAFGKSRLRSTLIVFQFASCIVLIAGSLVIHQQVDYLQSIRLGFDEEQVVTIRANKARRNYQVLSQALASQPGVLAVSGTSGLPGLKEVRPSMVVQADGERTSAIPIETHGVGPGFFELLDIPLVAGHMPAFSNNSEEVPAGFSQIPEEQVLINETAAAALGWRPEDAIEQSVRIVDPGNEANNPGIKGRIAGVVADFHHSSARTPITSFAYYAAQSSDVANLFVISHVLVKLAPGNRAEQIKQLKAAWHQVLPDQPFEIAFLDDQIQAQYAADVRLGRAIGLFAGLAILIAAMGLFGLASFMTQRRTKEVGIRKVLGASETSMLFLLTGRLFKLVSIAFIIATPLAYFGLKRWVEAFAYRIELGAGIFLLIGLIVLVVALVAVSYQTIKVARGNPVDALRYE, encoded by the coding sequence ATGAATCAGTTTGACATTGATGCAGCCGTCACCACGTGGCGTCGTTTTCTTTCTACAGAAATTGCCATTTCAGATGAGGATGCTGAAGAACTGGAAGGACACTTGCGCGATCATTTTGACGACCTGATTGCGCAGGGCCTTACACCCCGCCGCGCTTTCGACCACGCGGTTCGCAAACTGGGATCTTATGCGCTGATCAAGCAGGACTACAAGGACGTTTACTGGAAAAAGGCCAGGGCTGAAGGACGCATTTTCAAGGCGCTACGGGCAAACCTCGCCATGCTCAAGAACTATTTCAGGGTTTCTGTACGCTACATAAAGCGCCATCCTGGCTATACAGGCATCAACGTGACGGGCTTGGCGCTGGGGCTCGCCGGCTGCCTTCTAATTTCGATGTACGTCTGGCATGAACTCAGCTTCGATCGCTTCCATGATCAAGCTGATAACATCTACCGGGTTGTCCAGCAAACTGATAGTGGCAGCTCAGCGAAGACAGGGGGCGGACACGCTGCGCTGGTCAATCAAAACGTACCCGGCACGGAAGCAACGGTCAGGCTCGCCCCCTGGAAACGCAACATCACCGTAACAAATCAGATCACGTCCGAGCAAGCTGTATATGCCGAGCAAGACTTTTTGTACGCCGACCCATCGTTTTTCGATGTGTTTTCTTTCCAGCTAATTTCCGGCGATCCGGCTTCAGTGCTTTCAGAGCCAGGTACTGTTGTAGTTACGGAAGACATTGCCAGGAAATACTTTGGAGATGCCTCCCCACTTGGGCAGGTCATTCTGATGTATGATGGCTATAGCGAAATCAAACAACTCCCGCTTATAGTTACGGGTGTTGTAGCAAATCCGCCGGCCCAATCGCATATCCCGTTGAGTGTTATAGCGTCAACGGCTACGCTTGAGCAGCAATACGGCCCCCTGAACAACCTCAACTGGCCAGGGCTTTATACGTATGTGCTGCTACCGGGTATTCAGGATATTCAGGAAGCCGCGCACAAAGCCACCACGGCATTAGCCGGCCGGCTGGAGAGCGACGAAATCCAACTGGGCTTTCAACCCTTAACAGAAGTCTACCTGCATCCACAAGATCGCGGGGAGCCAGGGGTTGGTGGGTCTATTACCCTGGTCTACGGCCTGTCGGGCATGGCGCTCATCGTGCTGCTACTCGCCTACTCCAATTTCACCAACCTGGCGCTCGCCCGCGCAACCACCCGGATTAAAGAACTTGGTGTCCACCGTGCCATTGGGGCCTCACGCCTGCAACTGGCAGCACAATTTCTGGCCGACGCATTTTTATTGACCAGCATAGCTGTGGTTATTGCGCTAGGTTTTGTTTGGGCAGGAAAATCCATACTCGTTCCCTTTGCATCCGACGCGCTGTTTGACTATTGGGGCACGGGCACGTTATGGCTATTTGTTGCGATTATTTTGTTAACAAGCTTACTCGCCGGCGCCTATCCGGCCATACTGGCAGCCCGACAACGGCCGGCAGAAACGTTACGTGGGCTCGCCGCATTCGGGAAAAGCAGGTTACGCTCAACGCTCATTGTATTCCAGTTTGCCAGTTGTATTGTGCTCATTGCGGGCTCTCTGGTCATCCACCAACAAGTAGACTACTTACAGTCTATCCGCCTTGGCTTTGACGAAGAGCAGGTAGTAACCATCCGCGCCAACAAGGCACGACGAAACTATCAGGTGCTCAGCCAGGCATTGGCATCGCAACCTGGCGTCCTTGCAGTTTCGGGCACCAGCGGGTTACCAGGCCTGAAAGAGGTCCGCCCAAGCATGGTTGTACAGGCAGACGGTGAACGAACATCTGCAATTCCAATCGAAACGCACGGCGTTGGGCCAGGGTTTTTCGAATTGCTCGACATTCCGCTTGTTGCTGGCCACATGCCTGCATTTAGCAACAACTCGGAAGAGGTACCTGCAGGGTTTTCCCAAATTCCGGAAGAGCAGGTACTGATCAACGAAACGGCAGCTGCAGCACTTGGCTGGCGCCCCGAAGATGCAATAGAACAGTCGGTGCGCATTGTAGACCCGGGCAATGAAGCAAACAACCCCGGCATAAAAGGAAGAATTGCCGGTGTCGTTGCCGACTTCCACCACAGTTCCGCGCGTACCCCTATCACATCGTTTGCCTACTACGCTGCCCAGTCTTCTGATGTAGCCAATCTATTCGTGATTTCGCATGTGCTTGTAAAGCTTGCCCCCGGCAACAGAGCAGAACAGATCAAGCAGCTCAAAGCAGCCTGGCACCAAGTGCTACCCGATCAGCCATTCGAAATCGCTTTTCTGGATGATCAAATTCAGGCGCAGTATGCAGCGGATGTCCGGCTTGGGCGCGCCATTGGCCTGTTTGCCGGACTCGCTATCCTCATTGCTGCAATGGGTTTGTTCGGCCTTGCTTCCTTCATGACGCAACGGCGAACAAAAGAGGTCGGTATCCGCAAAGTGCTGGGGGCATCAGAAACCAGCATGCTGTTTCTACTTACGGGTAGGCTGTTCAAACTCGTAAGCATCGCATTTATCATCGCCACCCCACTTGCCTATTTTGGATTAAAAAGGTGGGTTGAGGCCTTTGCGTACCGCATTGAGTTGGGTGCCGGCATTTTCTTGCTGATTGGCCTGATTGTGCTAGTCGTAGCACTTGTGGCTGTGAGCTACCAGACCATAAAGGTAGCGCGCGGCAATCCCGTTGACGCGCTACGATACGAGTAA
- a CDS encoding PadR family transcriptional regulator, translating into MPAKALTGASAQTIVLSILDKGESYGYRIIKKVNLLSGGDVEWAAGSLYTLMHRITADGLVESFWVEKEGERRRRYYRITAKGQKALEKEKAAWLSVHNIFVQLWGLKPTLT; encoded by the coding sequence ATGCCGGCAAAAGCACTCACAGGCGCCTCAGCCCAAACCATCGTTCTCTCCATCCTGGACAAGGGGGAAAGCTACGGCTATCGCATCATCAAGAAAGTAAATCTGCTTTCAGGTGGCGATGTCGAATGGGCTGCAGGATCGCTTTATACCCTCATGCACCGCATCACTGCAGATGGACTTGTCGAATCGTTCTGGGTCGAGAAAGAAGGCGAGCGCAGGAGGCGATACTACCGCATTACGGCCAAAGGCCAGAAGGCACTGGAAAAAGAGAAAGCAGCGTGGCTTTCTGTTCACAATATTTTTGTACAACTTTGGGGACTTAAACCAACGCTCACATGA
- a CDS encoding copper homeostasis protein CutC, with product MAGSQRMIVEVCVESVAAAVEATAGGADRLELNYALALDGLTPSTGLFAQVRAASELPIVVMIRPRAYGFVYSVPEFATMLADIDAFVDAGADAFAIGILTEAGEIDVPRLQQAIAHMQNIPCVFHRAFDVTPDPYQALETLIDCGVQRVLTSGQAPTALAGAKILQKLIAQANGRIEILPGAGITPDSVTKLVVQSGCTQVHGSFSNPAGKLLPEPEGLDVLRAPAKPGTDQHVVAAVVRALHHTS from the coding sequence ATGGCTGGCTCCCAACGGATGATCGTCGAAGTCTGTGTTGAATCAGTAGCAGCTGCGGTTGAAGCAACAGCCGGCGGTGCAGACCGGCTCGAACTCAACTATGCCCTGGCCCTCGATGGCCTTACCCCTTCAACCGGACTGTTTGCCCAGGTCCGTGCCGCTTCCGAACTACCAATTGTTGTGATGATTCGGCCGCGCGCGTATGGATTTGTCTACAGCGTCCCTGAGTTTGCTACCATGTTGGCCGATATAGATGCATTTGTCGACGCCGGCGCAGACGCTTTTGCCATCGGGATTTTGACAGAGGCAGGTGAAATAGACGTGCCGCGTCTGCAGCAAGCCATCGCACACATGCAGAACATCCCGTGTGTCTTTCACCGCGCGTTTGATGTGACACCCGATCCGTACCAGGCGCTGGAAACGCTCATCGATTGTGGCGTACAGCGGGTCCTCACTTCAGGGCAGGCCCCTACCGCGCTTGCTGGCGCCAAAATACTGCAAAAGCTGATTGCTCAGGCGAACGGCCGTATCGAAATCCTGCCGGGCGCCGGCATCACGCCAGACAGCGTAACCAAGCTGGTGGTTCAATCAGGTTGCACGCAGGTGCACGGCAGTTTTAGCAATCCAGCTGGCAAGTTGCTGCCTGAACCCGAAGGACTGGACGTGCTCCGGGCACCAGCAAAGCCAGGTACTGATCAGCATGTGGTTGCTGCCGTAGTTCGAGCGCTGCATCATACAAGCTGA
- a CDS encoding ThuA domain-containing protein: MTTRSAFPLLFVCLSLLAGCADNEPVPPTETPGAKKVLIVGGGSSHDFDRWFDQEDSATLTAAGFDVTYTDDPSAVLPALDTIDLLYLSNNQPLTDSTLRRAIFEFTDAGKGLLLIHPSVWYNWEDWPAYNRELVGGGSRSHGPYGPFEITVTDSTHDITAGVPATFTLEDELYRFEVHAQGPALNVLMVGTEPDTGTQFPVAWTINHPTRRIVGITLGHDGFAHESAAYKTLLTNAANWLVD, from the coding sequence ATGACTACCCGTTCTGCCTTTCCCCTGTTGTTTGTTTGCCTGTCGCTGCTTGCCGGTTGCGCTGATAATGAGCCTGTCCCTCCCACCGAAACCCCTGGTGCCAAAAAGGTACTTATTGTTGGCGGTGGTAGCAGTCACGACTTTGACCGCTGGTTTGATCAGGAGGACAGTGCCACCTTGACCGCAGCTGGCTTTGACGTGACCTACACTGACGACCCATCTGCTGTATTACCGGCCCTTGATACGATCGACCTGCTCTACCTGAGCAACAACCAGCCACTGACCGACTCAACCTTGCGCAGAGCCATTTTTGAGTTTACAGATGCCGGCAAAGGACTGCTGCTTATCCATCCGTCTGTTTGGTACAACTGGGAAGATTGGCCGGCCTACAACCGTGAGTTGGTCGGCGGCGGTTCTCGCAGCCACGGCCCGTATGGTCCATTTGAAATCACAGTTACTGATTCGACGCACGATATCACAGCAGGTGTGCCGGCGACCTTTACGCTGGAAGATGAACTCTACCGGTTTGAGGTCCACGCACAAGGGCCAGCACTCAATGTGTTAATGGTTGGTACAGAACCAGATACTGGCACACAATTCCCGGTAGCCTGGACCATCAACCACCCTACCCGACGTATCGTTGGCATCACATTGGGACACGATGGCTTCGCCCACGAGTCTGCGGCATACAAAACCTTGCTGACCAACGCTGCAAACTGGCTGGTTGACTAA